A genomic segment from Candidatus Brocadia sinica JPN1 encodes:
- a CDS encoding phosphosulfolactate synthase, with translation MAQFKTHTAERAFAFLKVNERQPKPRTKGVTEIRGPYYTPMGKHYLQDILETMGAYVDTLKFAGGSFSLMPRQIVKELIDICHAYNVRVSTGGFIEYVLTQGIEAVGRYIQECKELSFDIVEISSGFITVPTEDLVRLVEKVQKAGLIAKPEVGIQFGSGGASAVAELEAEGTRDPEWAILQAKRFLEAGAHMIMIESEGITENVKMWRTDVVARIINALGLEKVMFEAADPDVFSWYIKNYGPEVNLFVDHSQIVQLESLRSGIWGTKSLWGRVLTYRS, from the coding sequence ATGGCTCAATTTAAAACCCACACTGCAGAACGAGCGTTTGCCTTTCTAAAAGTTAATGAGCGCCAGCCAAAGCCTCGTACAAAAGGCGTTACGGAGATCCGAGGCCCTTACTATACACCGATGGGTAAGCATTATTTGCAAGATATTCTGGAAACTATGGGCGCTTATGTGGACACACTCAAGTTTGCTGGCGGATCCTTCAGCCTCATGCCGCGGCAGATAGTCAAGGAACTCATTGATATCTGCCATGCGTATAACGTTCGTGTCTCCACAGGAGGCTTTATAGAATATGTGCTTACCCAAGGAATTGAAGCTGTGGGCCGCTACATTCAAGAGTGCAAGGAACTCAGCTTTGATATCGTAGAGATTTCAAGCGGCTTTATCACCGTGCCAACGGAAGACCTCGTGCGCCTCGTTGAGAAGGTACAAAAGGCTGGATTGATCGCAAAGCCGGAAGTTGGAATTCAATTTGGATCTGGCGGCGCAAGCGCCGTCGCCGAACTGGAGGCCGAAGGAACGCGTGACCCGGAATGGGCCATTTTGCAGGCAAAACGATTTTTAGAGGCCGGGGCGCATATGATTATGATAGAATCTGAGGGGATTACCGAAAATGTAAAGATGTGGCGGACTGATGTTGTGGCCAGGATCATCAATGCGTTGGGGCTGGAAAAAGTGATGTTTGAAGCGGCAGATCCTGACGTCTTTTCGTGGTATATTAAGAATTACGGGCCGGAGGTTAATCTCTTTGTTGATCACAGCCAGATTGTTCAGCTTGAATCTCTGAGGTCAGGCATCTGGGGAACAAAAAGCCTCTGGGGCCGTGTTCTCACATACAGGAGTTAA
- a CDS encoding DUF3303 domain-containing protein, which translates to MKQKRTILFNACVLFATMMFISSNVYANENEKESGWNIGVAGKKTVYVAHWTHTPENCPGRSEEGAMMLSKFWEGRKIAEEKGVTILGAYATVTEHDFFIILEANDYSAVVEFFLPLVPSQTGKIVPVLTIDECLQMVSR; encoded by the coding sequence ATGAAGCAAAAGAGAACTATACTATTTAATGCTTGTGTCCTATTTGCAACCATGATGTTCATCAGTTCTAACGTTTATGCCAACGAGAATGAGAAGGAGTCTGGATGGAATATCGGTGTTGCCGGCAAAAAAACGGTATACGTCGCTCACTGGACACATACCCCGGAAAACTGTCCTGGCAGGAGTGAAGAAGGAGCAATGATGCTGAGTAAGTTCTGGGAGGGAAGAAAAATAGCCGAAGAGAAGGGTGTAACGATACTGGGAGCTTATGCCACAGTTACAGAACATGATTTTTTTATTATCCTGGAAGCAAATGATTATAGTGCAGTGGTAGAATTTTTTCTTCCACTGGTGCCCAGCCAGACCGGGAAAATTGTACCCGTTCTCACTATAGACGAATGCCTGCAGATGGTGTCACGGTGA
- a CDS encoding DUF2024 family protein has translation MKVAVYDTYVVKKNGATMHFDIIVPKDQPHEKVIQYGHEYLKRVGQEGQPLTTKECRFCHTEEASEDVEKAINESGYYIYEMEGCD, from the coding sequence ATGAAAGTAGCTGTCTACGATACCTACGTCGTAAAGAAGAACGGGGCGACGATGCATTTTGATATTATCGTTCCAAAGGATCAGCCCCATGAAAAGGTCATCCAATATGGTCATGAATATCTAAAGAGAGTCGGACAGGAGGGACAACCGCTCACAACCAAGGAATGCCGCTTCTGTCATACGGAAGAGGCATCAGAGGATGTTGAAAAGGCCATTAATGAGAGCGGTTATTATATTTACGAAATGGAAGGATGTGATTGA
- a CDS encoding aldo/keto reductase: MEFKKLSNNIEIPVIGLGTWTIGGGDVADTTYDSEDISAIKNAIKLGITNIDTAEAYAQGHTEELVGRAIGGFDRKNLFITSKVSSEHLSYEELIVSAKGSLGRLNTNYIDLYLIHAPNPDIPIQETMKAMDFLVEQKLVKCIGVSNFAVEQIKEAQKYTKNKIVANQIEYNLLVRNEGRVTNDMESKIIPYCQENNILVIAWRPLAKGELAKPGFKILDELAKKYNKAQSQIAINWLISKKGIVTITKSTKVEHLRENLGAIGWKLKQEDIDRLNNEFIS, encoded by the coding sequence ATGGAATTCAAAAAATTGTCGAATAACATTGAAATACCTGTTATAGGTCTTGGAACATGGACTATTGGCGGAGGAGATGTGGCAGACACTACGTATGACAGTGAAGATATTTCTGCAATTAAAAATGCGATCAAACTTGGAATAACAAACATTGATACCGCGGAAGCGTATGCCCAGGGCCATACAGAAGAACTGGTTGGAAGGGCAATCGGTGGTTTTGATAGAAAAAATCTGTTTATCACTTCGAAAGTTTCATCGGAGCATTTAAGTTATGAGGAGCTCATTGTTTCTGCTAAAGGGAGTCTAGGGAGGTTAAATACGAATTATATTGATTTATATCTGATTCATGCGCCGAACCCGGACATCCCAATACAGGAAACCATGAAGGCAATGGATTTTCTCGTTGAACAAAAACTGGTTAAGTGTATTGGGGTAAGTAATTTTGCGGTTGAACAAATAAAAGAAGCGCAGAAATATACGAAAAATAAAATCGTTGCCAATCAGATTGAATACAACCTGCTTGTAAGGAATGAAGGTAGAGTAACGAATGATATGGAATCAAAAATAATTCCCTATTGCCAGGAAAATAATATTCTCGTTATCGCATGGAGACCTCTTGCAAAGGGCGAACTCGCAAAACCCGGGTTTAAAATCTTAGATGAACTAGCCAAAAAATACAACAAGGCGCAGTCTCAAATTGCAATAAATTGGCTAATTTCTAAAAAAGGAATTGTTACCATAACGAAATCAACAAAGGTTGAACACCTCAGAGAAAACTTAGGCGCCATTGGCTGGAAATTAAAGCAGGAAGATATTGATCGATTGAATAACGAATTTATAAGTTGA
- a CDS encoding beta-lactamase hydrolase domain-containing protein, translated as MEDRIKINDNITSASQPSKEEIEKLPQQGFKSVINLRTFGEDAQPLSPKDEGVLVRKCGMKYLHIPVSMKEGITPELVDQFRKEIELLPTPIFVHCRTGKRAGAFSMMHTALKEGLTGEEALQKAMSIGFACDMPQLKDFFVNYINQHK; from the coding sequence ATGGAGGACAGAATTAAGATTAATGACAATATCACATCAGCAAGCCAGCCGTCCAAAGAAGAAATTGAAAAACTGCCACAACAGGGATTTAAATCGGTTATCAATCTCCGAACTTTCGGGGAAGATGCTCAGCCTCTTTCGCCAAAAGATGAAGGAGTTCTAGTCCGGAAATGCGGGATGAAATATTTACATATCCCAGTTTCAATGAAGGAAGGCATAACGCCTGAATTGGTTGATCAATTTCGTAAAGAAATAGAGCTTCTGCCAACGCCGATATTTGTTCACTGCCGTACAGGAAAACGTGCTGGGGCGTTCTCCATGATGCACACAGCGCTAAAGGAGGGATTGACAGGCGAAGAGGCGCTTCAAAAGGCAATGTCAATAGGATTTGCATGTGATATGCCGCAATTAAAGGATTTTTTTGTAAACTATATTAATCAACATAAATAA
- a CDS encoding ferritin-like domain-containing protein has translation MVIKEKIQKIINKQINFEMCSSYLYLSMAAYFEFTNLPGFAGWFKVQATEENGHVIKLFDFIVKRGGRVVLQQIEAPKKRMGVATYGV, from the coding sequence ATGGTCATCAAAGAAAAAATTCAAAAGATAATCAATAAGCAGATAAACTTCGAAATGTGTTCTTCGTATCTCTATCTTTCAATGGCTGCGTATTTCGAATTCACCAATTTACCTGGATTTGCCGGTTGGTTTAAGGTACAGGCAACGGAGGAAAATGGACATGTGATAAAACTCTTTGATTTTATCGTCAAAAGAGGCGGAAGGGTTGTCTTGCAACAGATCGAGGCGCCAAAAAAAAGAATGGGAGTCGCCACTTACGGTGTTTGA
- a CDS encoding ferritin-like domain-containing protein has translation MFEDFAAHELKATEKIHSLIKLAQSENDYATEIMLQQFVREQVEEEAIANIIVAKLKLIANSVSGLLILDKELGGRK, from the coding sequence GTGTTTGAGGACTTTGCTGCTCATGAATTAAAAGCAACTGAAAAGATACATAGCCTTATAAAACTGGCTCAGTCGGAGAATGATTATGCCACAGAGATTATGCTGCAGCAATTTGTTCGTGAACAGGTTGAGGAAGAGGCAATCGCTAATATAATAGTGGCAAAACTTAAACTTATTGCAAACTCTGTAAGTGGATTGCTTATACTCGATAAAGAATTAGGAGGGCGTAAGTAA
- a CDS encoding ferredoxin, translating to MKAKVDQDTCIGCGLCVQICPEVFRMDGDKAEVIVAIVPKEVEDACKNAEDECPVTAITIEE from the coding sequence ATGAAGGCAAAGGTAGACCAAGATACGTGTATCGGTTGTGGCTTATGTGTTCAGATCTGTCCTGAGGTTTTTCGGATGGATGGTGATAAGGCAGAGGTAATTGTTGCCATTGTCCCCAAAGAGGTTGAAGATGCCTGTAAAAATGCTGAAGATGAATGCCCTGTAACGGCGATAACAATAGAAGAATAA
- a CDS encoding DUF488 domain-containing protein translates to MFETKRVYEKPARNDGTRVLIDRLWPRGLKKEEAAIDYWMKEIAPSDTLRKWFAHKEERWQEFKSRYMKELKEKNELLKQLIDLGKNKKVTLLYAAKDEERNNAQALLEVLKNK, encoded by the coding sequence ATGTTTGAAACAAAACGGGTTTACGAAAAACCAGCTAGAAATGATGGCACACGGGTTTTGATTGATCGTCTCTGGCCGCGAGGTCTTAAAAAAGAAGAGGCTGCCATCGATTACTGGATGAAGGAGATTGCCCCCAGCGATACGCTCCGAAAGTGGTTTGCTCATAAAGAGGAACGCTGGCAGGAATTTAAAAGCCGTTATATGAAGGAGTTGAAAGAGAAAAATGAACTCTTGAAGCAATTGATAGATTTAGGGAAAAATAAAAAAGTCACCCTATTATATGCCGCCAAAGATGAAGAAAGAAATAATGCACAAGCGCTTTTGGAGGTATTGAAAAACAAATGA
- a CDS encoding hemerythrin domain-containing protein: protein MMVKLDPIAEFREDHRKVRDGLLELMESLQSKDVVKARKILDKINVVVGPHFRYEEEVLYPTLRVFLGEYVDQLLTEHDGVIATARSCAELLKKDSLTDEEAKLAVSAARALLIHVSNCDGLSILSERLNKNEIDTLSEKLATARKAGVPLLDWAETIRGK from the coding sequence ATGATGGTAAAATTAGATCCCATTGCGGAATTCAGAGAAGACCACAGAAAAGTAAGGGACGGATTACTTGAATTAATGGAATCCTTGCAATCAAAGGATGTTGTCAAGGCAAGAAAAATACTTGACAAGATAAACGTAGTTGTCGGTCCACATTTCAGATACGAAGAAGAGGTACTTTATCCAACCTTACGTGTATTTTTGGGTGAGTATGTCGATCAGTTACTCACGGAGCATGATGGTGTAATAGCTACTGCCCGCTCTTGTGCCGAGTTGCTAAAGAAGGATAGTCTAACAGATGAGGAGGCAAAGCTGGCTGTTTCAGCGGCAAGAGCGCTCCTTATTCACGTCTCAAACTGTGACGGTTTGTCGATACTTTCCGAAAGATTGAATAAAAACGAAATAGATACTTTAAGCGAGAAACTTGCTACCGCAAGAAAAGCGGGAGTACCTTTGCTAGATTGGGCAGAAACCATAAGAGGCAAATGA
- a CDS encoding DsrE/DsrF/DrsH-like family protein has product METDKKGLSIIFHSGSYDRVYHGFSIALVALALGREARCFFTYWALEYLVKGKPVFQLNEERQIHRRLLEEHMKKGHIQEISELLTQAKAMGAKFYVCTNSMGLLNISRDELVNEVDKSMGLTTFLAETGHDQILFI; this is encoded by the coding sequence ATGGAGACAGATAAGAAAGGTTTATCGATCATATTTCATAGTGGTTCATACGACCGCGTTTATCACGGTTTTTCCATTGCGCTGGTAGCCCTGGCATTAGGTAGAGAAGCAAGGTGCTTTTTTACCTATTGGGCGTTAGAATATCTGGTAAAAGGAAAACCAGTTTTCCAACTTAATGAAGAGAGGCAAATTCATCGGCGCCTATTAGAAGAACATATGAAAAAAGGCCATATTCAGGAAATATCTGAACTTTTAACCCAAGCTAAGGCTATGGGCGCGAAGTTTTATGTCTGCACCAATTCTATGGGCTTGTTAAATATATCCCGGGACGAACTTGTAAATGAGGTTGACAAGAGTATGGGGTTGACCACATTTCTTGCGGAGACTGGCCATGATCAAATTTTATTTATCTAA